In a genomic window of Sporosarcina trichiuri:
- a CDS encoding cobyric acid synthase — protein sequence MKGIMVMGTASDVGKSLVCTAFCRLLAEEGIRTAPFKSQNLSPYSVPASDGIPISRAQAIQAEAARTEAVSAMNPIILQPGPDGILTGTFCGRPLMPTDGLAYREQYFEEALRTIRSSLDTLAAAYDALVIEGAGSPVEMNLRDRDITNMRIAEMADVPVILVADIDRGGVFASIAGTLALLRPNERARVKAIVINQFKGDPASFRDGVEWLESYTGIPVAGIIPHLPAHGIAEEDADREIAAYTAGGDKYDGWAAHVRKAVDWPFIRSLIDGGEGRP from the coding sequence ATGAAAGGTATCATGGTGATGGGCACCGCATCCGACGTGGGAAAGAGTCTCGTCTGCACGGCATTCTGCCGGCTGCTCGCAGAAGAGGGAATCCGGACGGCGCCGTTCAAGTCGCAGAACCTGTCGCCATACAGCGTCCCGGCATCGGACGGCATCCCGATCAGCCGGGCGCAGGCGATCCAGGCGGAGGCCGCCCGTACGGAAGCCGTCTCCGCCATGAATCCGATTATCCTGCAGCCGGGGCCGGACGGCATACTGACGGGAACATTCTGCGGACGCCCGCTTATGCCGACAGACGGTCTGGCGTACCGTGAGCAGTATTTCGAGGAAGCGCTCCGGACGATCCGCTCGTCACTCGATACGCTGGCAGCGGCATACGACGCCCTCGTCATCGAAGGGGCAGGCAGCCCGGTGGAGATGAATCTCCGCGACCGTGACATCACCAACATGCGCATCGCGGAGATGGCTGACGTCCCCGTGATCCTCGTGGCAGACATCGACCGGGGCGGCGTGTTCGCATCCATCGCAGGGACACTCGCACTCCTGCGCCCCAATGAGCGGGCCCGTGTCAAAGCGATTGTCATCAATCAATTCAAAGGCGATCCGGCATCGTTCCGGGACGGTGTCGAGTGGCTTGAATCCTACACCGGGATACCTGTTGCGGGAATCATCCCGCATCTGCCGGCTCATGGCATCGCCGAGGAGGACGCCGACAGAGAGATCGCCGCTTATACAGCGGGCGGCGACAAGTATGACGGCTGGGCGGCGCACGTCCGGAAGGCGGTCGACTGGCCATTCATCCGCTCGCTCATTGATGGCGGGGAGGGACGGCCATGA